The Vicia villosa cultivar HV-30 ecotype Madison, WI linkage group LG1, Vvil1.0, whole genome shotgun sequence genome includes a region encoding these proteins:
- the LOC131650308 gene encoding uncharacterized mitochondrial protein AtMg00810-like, translated as METSKGVPSPMLNQCKPSKFGSDVMEDSLFYRSVVGALQYITLTRPDIAYFVNKACQVMTNPLDSHWSMVKRILRYLSGTSTIGLLLSPAHPNQALSLRAYSDSNWANDPDDRRSTFSTCIFIGPNLAGITARRT; from the coding sequence ATGGAAACATCAAAAGGAGTCCCTTCCCCCATGCTTAATCAATGCAAACCTAGCAAATTTGGTAGTGATGTTATGGAAGATTCACTGTTCTACAGATCTGTGGTAGGGGCTCTCCAATACATCACACTTACAAGACCAGACATAGCTTATTTTGTCAATAAGGCATGTCAGGTTATGACAAATCCTTTGGACAGCCATTGGAGCATGGTTAAAAGAATTCTCAGGTATTTGAGTGGCACATCCACTATTGGTTTACTACTCTCTCCTGCTCATCCAAATCAGGCACTTTCTCTGAGAGCTTATAGTGATTCTAACTGGGCTAATGATCCAGATGATAGGAGATCAACCTTTAGTACATGCATTTTCATAGGTCCAAATCTGGCTGGAATCACTGCTAGAAGAACTTAA